The following proteins come from a genomic window of Candidatus Neomarinimicrobiota bacterium:
- a CDS encoding helix-turn-helix transcriptional regulator, producing MDNNKFILDDFNPPAIARGIAERMKAFRISQNVTQATLAHRSGVSLGSIKRFESQYKISLANLLRIAQVLEALEAFHHLFPTMEYRNMDDLLKSKQKHSRKRARNV from the coding sequence ATGGACAATAATAAATTTATATTAGATGATTTCAATCCACCAGCTATTGCTCGGGGGATCGCTGAAAGGATGAAGGCGTTTCGGATTTCCCAAAATGTTACCCAGGCAACTCTGGCTCATCGGTCTGGTGTGAGTCTAGGAAGTATTAAGCGATTTGAATCACAGTATAAAATATCTTTAGCTAACCTGTTGAGGATTGCCCAAGTATTAGAGGCTTTGGAAGCCTTTCATCATTTATTCCCTACCATGGAATATAGGAACATGGATGATTTGCTGAAGTCGAAACAGAAGCACAGTCGCAAGCGAGCCAGAAATGTTTAA